In Gimesia benthica, a single window of DNA contains:
- the recQ gene encoding DNA helicase RecQ → MAETGMDDALLDVLHEYWGYSEFRPLQQSAMTSVLEGRDSLVVLPTGGGKSLCYQAPALCMEGTAVVVSPLISLMKDQVDTLRVCGISAACLNSSLDQEEARQVFRDLRAGKIKLLYVAPERLMLEGMLSMLAEIKLAYIVIDEAHCVSMWGHDFRPHYRELQELKRIFPQCGIHAYTATATELVRNDIASQLGLQDPELLIGSFDRPNLSYTVARRSNRFSQVCEVIDRHPDEPGVIYCISRADVESLSESLNDAGYETRPYHAGLPDAERAANQEAFIQDQIDVIVATIAFGMGIDKPNVRYVIHAGLPKSLENYQQESGRAGRDGLEAECVLLYSEQDAMIWQRILEDQPDESKASAFESLQAMQNYCHAFDCRHRYLMRHFGQDLEEDCETACDLCRGEFKQVDDAQVIGQKILSSIYRQDQNFGASYTAAVLKGSKDKKVLNNGHDQLSTYGLLKGESLATIRSWLNQLMSQGFLTKTAEYQQLRITKTGWQLLKGEATPQLMRTTQDGQAEKSQRSRDKFDNLNWKGVDKGLFEVLRELRKQIAGEKGIQPYMVFGDATLRELARHKPSNTAQFLEVWGVGQKKCDDFGAPFLESIADFENESQD, encoded by the coding sequence ATGGCTGAAACAGGGATGGACGACGCGTTACTGGATGTCTTACACGAATACTGGGGATATTCCGAATTTCGCCCCCTGCAGCAGTCTGCGATGACCTCGGTGCTGGAAGGTCGCGACTCGCTGGTCGTACTGCCGACCGGGGGTGGGAAATCACTCTGCTACCAGGCTCCTGCGCTCTGTATGGAAGGAACCGCGGTTGTTGTCAGCCCGCTGATTTCCCTGATGAAAGACCAGGTCGATACGCTCCGCGTCTGTGGCATCTCCGCCGCCTGTCTCAACAGCTCCCTCGACCAGGAAGAAGCCCGGCAGGTCTTTCGCGATCTACGGGCAGGCAAGATCAAACTGCTGTATGTCGCCCCCGAACGGCTCATGCTCGAGGGTATGCTCAGTATGCTCGCCGAAATCAAGCTGGCTTATATCGTCATCGATGAAGCACACTGCGTGAGTATGTGGGGACACGACTTTCGCCCTCATTACCGGGAACTCCAGGAACTGAAACGCATATTTCCGCAGTGCGGCATTCACGCTTACACCGCCACCGCGACGGAACTGGTTCGCAACGATATTGCCAGTCAGCTCGGACTGCAGGATCCGGAACTGCTCATCGGCTCGTTCGATCGTCCCAATCTGAGTTACACCGTCGCCCGCCGGAGCAATCGCTTCTCACAGGTCTGTGAGGTCATCGATCGCCACCCGGATGAACCGGGGGTGATTTACTGTATCTCCCGGGCCGATGTGGAATCGCTGAGTGAGTCGCTCAACGACGCCGGCTACGAAACGCGCCCCTATCACGCAGGCTTGCCCGATGCAGAACGTGCAGCCAACCAGGAAGCCTTCATTCAGGATCAGATCGATGTGATCGTTGCCACCATCGCGTTCGGCATGGGCATCGACAAGCCTAACGTCCGCTATGTAATTCATGCAGGCCTGCCCAAGTCACTGGAAAATTACCAGCAGGAAAGCGGTCGGGCAGGGCGGGACGGTCTTGAAGCCGAGTGCGTTCTGCTCTATTCCGAGCAGGATGCGATGATCTGGCAGCGGATCCTCGAAGATCAGCCTGACGAATCCAAAGCAAGCGCCTTTGAATCACTGCAGGCGATGCAGAACTACTGTCACGCGTTCGACTGTCGACACCGCTACCTGATGCGGCACTTTGGTCAGGATCTGGAAGAGGACTGCGAAACGGCCTGCGATCTCTGCCGGGGGGAATTCAAGCAGGTCGACGATGCCCAGGTGATAGGTCAGAAAATCCTCTCCTCGATCTATCGTCAGGATCAGAATTTTGGAGCATCCTATACCGCAGCAGTCTTGAAGGGTTCCAAAGACAAAAAAGTACTCAATAACGGACACGACCAGTTGAGTACCTACGGTCTGTTGAAAGGGGAAAGCCTGGCGACAATCCGCAGCTGGCTCAACCAGCTGATGTCCCAGGGATTCCTGACCAAGACGGCAGAATACCAGCAGTTGCGAATCACAAAGACCGGCTGGCAACTCCTCAAAGGGGAAGCAACTCCACAGCTCATGCGGACCACACAGGACGGTCAGGCTGAAAAGTCACAGCGTTCCCGCGACAAGTTCGACAACCTGAACTGGAAGGGGGTCGATAAAGGGCTGTTCGAAGTGCTCCGTGAACTGCGGAAGCAGATCGCTGGTGAAAAAGGAATTCAACCCTACATGGTATTCGGCGACGCCACGCTGCGGGAACTGGCCCGCCATAAACCGTCAAACACGGCACAATTCCTTGAAGTCTGGGGCGTGGGTCAGAAAAAGTGCGATGATTTCGGGGCTCCGTTCCTGGAATCGATCGCAGATTTTGAGAATGAATCTCAAGACTGA
- a CDS encoding DUF1559 domain-containing protein gives MLLTPTHSQRRRAFTLIELLVVIAIIAILIALLLPAVQQAREAARRTQCKNNLKQIGLAVHNYADVYTTLPNANCGNSSSITSGGSLFVSILPFIDQSNAYNLYNFDLNNSDPYNVTVTSQKLPFYMCPTSPMRRAVPSCSDDNGRAPGHYAVCGGTEDYNIYWSHVGDPVPAQNGAIVYTGSTAGKIRFRDITDGTSTTLLIGETAYNLPDYKFTSASSSCNGQSRYGFTYWANPYPGSTVCFTAADFNPHDVANDSVFDSNWRKSFRSDHVGGVQFVFADGSVHFISENIDADLLDALATRNGGEVIGEF, from the coding sequence ATGTTACTCACCCCCACTCACTCCCAACGGCGTCGTGCATTCACCCTCATCGAGTTGCTGGTCGTAATCGCCATCATCGCAATTCTGATCGCCCTTCTGCTCCCCGCCGTCCAACAGGCCCGCGAAGCGGCTCGCCGCACCCAGTGCAAAAACAACCTCAAACAGATCGGCCTGGCTGTTCACAACTATGCCGACGTCTATACTACTCTCCCCAATGCTAACTGTGGTAATTCCAGCTCCATCACAAGTGGAGGTAGTCTCTTTGTTTCAATCCTCCCCTTTATCGATCAGTCGAACGCATATAACCTTTACAATTTTGATCTGAATAACTCAGACCCATACAATGTGACGGTCACCTCTCAGAAGCTACCGTTTTATATGTGCCCCACATCGCCGATGCGTCGCGCTGTCCCCAGTTGTTCAGATGATAACGGCCGTGCTCCCGGACACTATGCGGTCTGTGGAGGTACAGAAGACTACAATATTTACTGGAGCCACGTTGGCGATCCGGTTCCAGCACAGAATGGTGCCATCGTATACACAGGCAGCACTGCCGGTAAAATTCGATTCCGGGACATCACCGATGGTACCTCAACGACACTGTTAATCGGAGAAACCGCTTACAACCTGCCGGACTATAAATTCACCAGTGCCAGTTCCAGTTGTAATGGTCAGTCTCGTTACGGATTTACTTACTGGGCTAATCCTTACCCGGGATCAACCGTCTGCTTCACGGCTGCAGACTTTAATCCTCACGATGTTGCTAACGACTCTGTCTTTGACAGTAACTGGAGAAAATCATTTCGCAGCGACCATGTAGGCGGCGTACAGTTCGTCTTTGCCGATGGCTCGGTACACTTCATCTCTGAAAATATTGACGCCGACCTGCTGGATGCCCTGGCAACCCGAAACGGTGGGGAGGTGATCGGTGAATTCTAA
- a CDS encoding DUF3386 family protein, whose translation MPFRQKITRELKQWGLAGLIVLLALSATMEWTPAREQESTDSQQEKAAATKLYQKVREARATWRDFPGFTADVTVCYNGKRTTGKLVADNQFKIKLTLQDESLSEWSLPKMHSVIGHRKYRQQKPIPATFADQEVDHPLGRLVNIDGKNVSFRLQGDVMTEVHRRSDKSWFTISTLDVLRTKENETLPQVTSVTYRNPQTGEILSNRSNTFAFARVGKFDLPTAMLTVECGEKFDHNVGSIKLTNHRLLTDSALSQTN comes from the coding sequence ATGCCGTTTCGCCAAAAAATCACGCGAGAACTCAAGCAATGGGGCCTGGCTGGCCTGATCGTTTTGCTGGCTCTCTCTGCCACCATGGAATGGACGCCTGCCCGGGAACAGGAATCGACCGATTCCCAGCAGGAAAAAGCAGCCGCGACCAAACTGTACCAGAAGGTCAGGGAAGCCCGGGCGACCTGGCGTGACTTTCCCGGTTTTACGGCTGATGTCACCGTCTGCTACAATGGGAAGCGCACCACCGGGAAACTCGTCGCAGACAATCAGTTCAAAATCAAGCTGACGCTGCAGGACGAATCACTTTCCGAGTGGAGCCTGCCCAAGATGCATTCCGTGATTGGACATCGGAAATACCGTCAGCAGAAACCAATCCCCGCCACGTTCGCTGATCAGGAAGTCGATCATCCACTCGGTCGCCTGGTCAACATTGACGGCAAGAACGTTTCGTTTCGCCTGCAGGGGGATGTCATGACAGAAGTCCATCGCCGTTCCGATAAATCGTGGTTTACGATTTCCACACTGGACGTTCTGCGGACCAAAGAAAATGAAACGCTCCCGCAGGTCACTTCCGTGACTTATCGCAATCCCCAGACAGGCGAAATTCTGTCCAACCGCAGCAATACGTTTGCCTTCGCCCGGGTCGGCAAGTTCGACCTGCCCACAGCTATGCTGACCGTAGAATGTGGCGAAAAATTCGATCACAACGTCGGTTCCATCAAGCTGACAAATCACCGCCTGCTGACCGACTCTGCACTCTCACAAACTAACTGA
- a CDS encoding DUF4198 domain-containing protein: MKRLKFSAAMLCLLAVIATNQAYAHFLWLLPQAEGKNNAAKVQLYFGEVAEPDDPDLLKRLTSIKVWEKQQKGKLQTYSLTAGDDSLFITPEPKGAGKAAYGLNHTYGVITRGENNFLLKYYAKTFPQKSQQVWDKITCTEQLPLEIIPTLKGEEVTLQVNLNGKPLAGAEVKVIGPETTSETVTASSNDQGQYQFKLSKGLYSIRAKHVEEKAGEHKGDKYDSIRHYSTLTLPYLPVADKTETTAVDSKYPQLPDAISSFGAAVSGDYLYVYSGHTGRAHQHSADNLSQNFQRLNLKQPKNWETLPLKTPLQGLAMAPHGESVYRIGGLSVTNKKGEESLMESLPSVERFEPGKNSWESVTAMPNGRSSHDAVFLGDQLYVVGGWQMRKGDESIWQDNMLVFDAAADKPAWKTIKQPFQRRALSAAAHEGKIYAMGGIDADGDISHEVDVYDTQTGKWSKGPELPGSTMNGFGTTAWSLGGQLYFSGMDGGVFQLDQKNNQWKQVGSLATPRFFHRLLPDGNGGLLAIGGASRKGHLKTIEQIQLN, from the coding sequence ATGAAAAGACTCAAATTTTCCGCCGCCATGCTCTGCCTGCTGGCAGTCATCGCGACAAACCAGGCATACGCCCATTTCCTCTGGCTGCTTCCCCAGGCCGAAGGCAAGAATAACGCTGCCAAAGTGCAGCTCTACTTTGGTGAGGTCGCCGAACCCGATGATCCCGATCTGCTGAAACGACTCACCAGCATCAAAGTCTGGGAGAAACAGCAGAAAGGCAAACTGCAGACCTACTCCCTGACAGCAGGCGATGACTCGCTGTTCATCACTCCCGAACCCAAGGGAGCCGGTAAAGCCGCTTATGGGTTGAATCACACTTATGGCGTGATCACGCGCGGCGAAAACAACTTCCTGCTCAAGTACTACGCCAAAACATTCCCGCAGAAAAGCCAGCAGGTCTGGGATAAGATCACCTGCACCGAACAGCTGCCCCTGGAAATCATCCCTACACTCAAGGGGGAAGAAGTCACCCTGCAGGTCAACCTGAACGGTAAACCTCTGGCTGGTGCAGAGGTCAAAGTCATCGGTCCTGAAACCACCAGCGAAACGGTCACCGCCAGTAGTAACGACCAGGGTCAGTACCAGTTCAAACTCAGCAAAGGCCTGTATTCGATCCGCGCCAAACACGTGGAAGAAAAAGCGGGCGAACATAAAGGGGACAAGTACGACAGCATCCGTCACTACTCCACGCTGACGCTCCCTTACTTGCCCGTAGCCGACAAAACAGAAACGACCGCTGTCGACAGCAAATATCCTCAGCTGCCAGATGCCATTTCCAGCTTCGGTGCCGCCGTGAGTGGTGATTACCTCTACGTCTATTCCGGACACACAGGACGGGCTCATCAGCACAGTGCCGACAACCTTTCGCAGAACTTCCAGCGACTCAACCTCAAGCAGCCCAAAAACTGGGAAACGCTGCCGCTCAAAACTCCATTACAGGGACTGGCCATGGCACCTCACGGAGAAAGCGTCTACCGGATCGGTGGCCTGTCGGTCACAAACAAAAAGGGAGAAGAATCCCTGATGGAATCGCTGCCCAGTGTGGAACGCTTTGAACCCGGCAAAAACAGCTGGGAATCAGTCACCGCGATGCCCAACGGACGCTCCTCACATGACGCTGTCTTCCTGGGAGATCAGCTCTACGTTGTGGGTGGCTGGCAGATGCGAAAAGGGGATGAATCGATCTGGCAGGATAACATGCTGGTCTTCGATGCTGCTGCAGATAAACCCGCATGGAAAACCATTAAGCAACCCTTCCAGCGTCGGGCTCTCTCCGCAGCTGCCCACGAAGGTAAAATCTACGCCATGGGAGGCATCGATGCTGACGGCGATATCAGCCACGAAGTCGACGTCTACGACACCCAGACCGGCAAATGGTCTAAAGGGCCGGAACTGCCCGGCAGTACCATGAACGGCTTTGGTACCACCGCCTGGAGTCTGGGTGGCCAGCTCTACTTCAGTGGTATGGATGGCGGCGTTTTCCAGTTGGATCAGAAGAACAACCAATGGAAACAGGTGGGCTCCCTGGCTACACCACGTTTCTTCCATCGTCTGCTCCCTGACGGGAACGGCGGTCTGCTCGCCATCGGAGGCGCTTCACGCAAAGGACACCTCAAAACAATCGAGCAGATTCAGTTGAATTAA
- a CDS encoding tetratricopeptide repeat protein produces METQQTLQAAIDLFRQGLHYQALDQITQLHAVDPDAGKAWEHKGLIEDSLSWHNTSIHSLETATTLIPLSASGQYVLAKNYLETGKTALAQSVFTILLQRDDIPDRLLPALSSYLGRHSEMRHLALQACRKAVRRDPDQADSWLGMAHFMNQLGYPQRQVASVLRKAVSLDPENRHYRLALSNLLEQMGQFEEAYRVVKQISRSELQQIRCSSCLERLMAIFQDANDQMRYDICRNQLLQLQSPTQSERGPFARNRLPKPPRQILH; encoded by the coding sequence ATGGAAACACAGCAAACGCTTCAGGCGGCCATCGATCTGTTTCGGCAGGGACTGCATTACCAGGCTCTGGACCAGATCACTCAGTTGCACGCCGTTGATCCCGATGCAGGAAAAGCCTGGGAACACAAAGGACTGATTGAAGACTCGCTCAGCTGGCACAATACATCAATCCATTCACTCGAAACGGCCACAACACTCATCCCGCTCTCCGCTTCCGGGCAATACGTCCTAGCTAAGAACTACCTGGAAACCGGTAAAACGGCTCTAGCCCAGTCGGTCTTCACCATCCTCTTACAACGGGATGACATTCCGGATCGGCTGCTTCCCGCACTCTCGTCCTACCTGGGACGGCACTCCGAGATGAGACATCTGGCGCTGCAGGCCTGCCGCAAAGCAGTCCGCCGCGATCCGGATCAGGCTGATTCCTGGCTGGGGATGGCCCACTTTATGAATCAGCTCGGTTACCCGCAACGACAGGTTGCCAGCGTTCTACGCAAGGCAGTCAGTCTGGATCCGGAGAACCGACATTACAGACTCGCACTCAGCAATCTCCTCGAACAAATGGGACAGTTCGAAGAGGCCTACCGTGTCGTCAAACAGATCAGTCGCTCAGAATTACAGCAGATCCGCTGTAGCAGTTGCCTGGAAAGGCTCATGGCCATTTTTCAAGATGCGAATGACCAGATGCGTTACGACATCTGCCGAAACCAACTGCTGCAACTGCAATCCCCCACACAATCAGAGAGAGGCCCGTTCGCCCGAAATCGCCTACCGAAGCCTCCTCGACAGATACTCCATTGA
- a CDS encoding Rrf2 family transcriptional regulator, with product MISQTEEYALRAMTCLAFRYPDYMTRDQLFEVTQVPHAYLPKIMLELNRTGLIRSQRGHNGGYTLLRDPVEISLLDIINAVNTTSLRETLSHTDSVSTEISQLHQHLLNSFSMLETTLNQTSLADLVTPPEPPHLKEPSCAQES from the coding sequence ATGATTTCTCAAACCGAAGAGTATGCTCTCAGAGCAATGACCTGTCTGGCGTTTCGTTATCCGGACTATATGACCCGCGATCAGCTGTTTGAAGTCACCCAGGTCCCGCACGCGTACCTGCCCAAAATCATGCTGGAACTCAACCGGACCGGGCTCATCCGCTCGCAGCGCGGCCATAACGGCGGATACACGCTGCTCCGTGATCCCGTTGAAATCAGCCTGCTTGATATTATTAATGCCGTAAATACTACCTCTCTCAGAGAGACGCTTTCCCACACGGACTCTGTTTCGACCGAGATCAGCCAGTTACACCAGCATCTGCTGAATTCCTTTTCCATGCTGGAAACCACCCTGAATCAGACATCACTGGCAGATCTGGTAACGCCTCCGGAACCCCCACACCTGAAGGAACCCAGCTGTGCCCAGGAATCTTAA
- a CDS encoding outer membrane protein assembly factor BamB family protein: MPRNLKSTRILLAFCLLATITTANASDTWTGFRGTGSNISSARDLPLKWSADQGIRWIQAVPGYGQSSPVIWKNQVFVTSIAGPQQETCLLHSYDLTSGKLNWTKEFKASQTKKSTSMVSRAAPTPAVDGQGIYAFYESGDVFACWHDGSPLWHRSLVKDYGAFVSNHGIGNSVAQTADQLFVLTAHDGPSYLLALNKKTGETNWKTDREEGVAWTSPVVADRKGTPEIIVSARGTVKGYQGLTGKLLWTMSGISGNTIPSASIFEDYVLIGASTDRRNPGGANASDSNCCLRLVTKDGKPGYEVLWKAEKAVSYYCTPLAYEGCAYFVNKVGVVFCLDLKTGKQNYAQRLSGPCWSSPLAAGDQIYFFTKKGITDVIAPGPDFKLIASNPLLADSADAEKSKTAPEQQDKPKSEYAEAGPIAVYGTAAVDQALLIRTGTELFCIGRPEK; this comes from the coding sequence GTGCCCAGGAATCTTAAATCGACTCGAATTTTGCTGGCATTCTGCCTGCTGGCCACCATCACTACTGCGAATGCCTCAGACACCTGGACCGGTTTTCGCGGCACAGGCTCTAATATTTCCTCAGCCCGCGATCTGCCACTGAAATGGTCTGCCGACCAGGGAATTCGCTGGATACAGGCAGTCCCCGGCTATGGTCAGTCTTCGCCTGTGATCTGGAAAAACCAGGTCTTCGTCACTTCCATCGCAGGTCCCCAACAGGAAACCTGCCTGCTGCACTCGTATGATCTCACCTCGGGTAAATTGAACTGGACGAAAGAGTTCAAAGCCAGCCAGACTAAGAAATCAACTTCCATGGTCTCCCGTGCCGCACCGACTCCCGCAGTTGACGGGCAGGGGATCTATGCGTTCTATGAAAGTGGAGATGTCTTCGCCTGCTGGCATGATGGCTCACCACTCTGGCATCGTTCGCTCGTGAAAGATTACGGTGCATTCGTCAGTAACCATGGCATCGGAAACTCAGTGGCCCAGACAGCCGATCAACTGTTCGTGCTGACTGCCCACGATGGCCCCTCCTACCTGTTGGCTCTCAATAAGAAAACCGGCGAAACCAACTGGAAGACGGATCGAGAGGAAGGAGTCGCCTGGACTTCCCCCGTCGTTGCCGACCGTAAAGGTACGCCGGAAATCATTGTCAGTGCCCGCGGTACTGTGAAAGGCTACCAGGGATTGACCGGCAAACTGCTCTGGACCATGTCGGGCATCAGTGGCAATACAATTCCGTCTGCGTCAATCTTTGAAGATTACGTACTCATTGGAGCGTCCACCGACCGCCGCAACCCGGGGGGAGCGAATGCCAGCGATTCCAACTGCTGCCTCCGACTTGTAACGAAGGACGGGAAACCGGGGTATGAAGTGCTCTGGAAAGCAGAAAAGGCCGTCTCCTATTACTGTACTCCGCTGGCGTATGAGGGCTGCGCTTATTTCGTCAATAAGGTCGGCGTGGTCTTCTGTCTCGATCTCAAAACCGGCAAACAGAACTACGCCCAAAGGCTCTCCGGTCCCTGCTGGAGTTCGCCCCTGGCCGCCGGCGACCAGATCTACTTCTTCACCAAAAAAGGCATTACCGACGTCATCGCCCCGGGGCCAGATTTCAAACTCATCGCGTCCAATCCTCTCCTGGCAGACTCTGCAGATGCAGAGAAATCCAAAACCGCTCCAGAACAGCAGGACAAGCCTAAGTCCGAATACGCGGAAGCAGGTCCCATCGCCGTTTATGGAACCGCAGCCGTCGACCAGGCCCTGCTGATTCGTACCGGCACCGAACTATTCTGTATTGGTAGACCTGAAAAATAA
- a CDS encoding GNAT family N-acetyltransferase, which yields MNSITVRQAVLTDLDDLLPLFDSYRQFYRQQSNPQAARDFLSARFNHGESVLFIAYQGDKPVGFTQLYPGFSSISLARTFILNDLFVAPEGRRQGVGTELLSAAIAYARELQAVRLTLSTEMTNETAQALYQTAGWKRDEQYFVYHYSL from the coding sequence ATGAATTCGATCACCGTCAGACAAGCCGTTCTCACAGATCTGGATGATCTGCTACCGCTGTTTGACAGCTACCGCCAGTTCTACCGGCAACAAAGTAATCCACAGGCGGCACGCGACTTTCTTTCAGCCCGCTTTAACCATGGCGAATCGGTCCTGTTCATCGCGTATCAGGGAGACAAGCCCGTCGGTTTTACCCAGTTGTACCCCGGCTTTTCCTCGATCTCGCTGGCGCGGACGTTCATCTTAAATGATCTGTTTGTCGCCCCGGAAGGTCGAAGGCAGGGGGTGGGAACAGAATTGCTCTCCGCTGCCATTGCGTATGCCCGGGAGCTCCAGGCGGTCCGGCTGACCCTGTCCACAGAAATGACGAACGAAACCGCACAGGCCCTGTATCAGACCGCCGGCTGGAAGCGGGACGAACAGTATTTCGTCTACCACTATTCCCTCTGA
- a CDS encoding outer membrane protein assembly factor BamB family protein, giving the protein MICNHCRRQPGGGYIAALDRQTGKIAWRVARPAVSTYSSPIVAHVGGRDQLLISGCDSVASYDPATGKENWSTPCLAEATCGTIVTADDKIFASGGYPKRETVGLSAEGKLLWTDKTKVYEPSLLADGKYVYGVTDDGIAYCWSAGSGEVMWRNRLRGSFSASPILCNGLIYVSNLSGETFIFKATPDGYEEVGFNKIGDDCYASPAVADGELFLRIGKEQGGKRQEQLVCLAKMSESKATETDQAR; this is encoded by the coding sequence ATCATTTGTAATCATTGCCGCCGACAACCGGGGGGCGGATACATTGCTGCCCTGGATAGACAGACGGGCAAGATCGCCTGGCGGGTCGCGCGACCCGCGGTGAGTACCTATTCCAGCCCGATCGTAGCGCATGTGGGAGGTCGGGATCAACTGCTGATCAGTGGCTGTGACAGTGTCGCCAGCTACGACCCGGCTACGGGTAAGGAAAACTGGAGCACTCCTTGTCTGGCAGAAGCAACCTGCGGGACAATTGTGACTGCCGACGACAAAATCTTTGCCAGCGGCGGTTATCCCAAGCGGGAAACGGTGGGGCTCTCGGCGGAGGGGAAACTGCTCTGGACGGATAAGACCAAAGTCTATGAACCTTCCCTGCTGGCGGACGGCAAATACGTGTACGGCGTGACCGATGACGGGATTGCCTACTGCTGGTCGGCCGGATCGGGAGAAGTCATGTGGCGGAACCGACTGCGGGGGTCCTTCAGTGCGTCACCGATTTTGTGCAATGGGTTGATCTATGTCTCGAATCTGTCGGGGGAGACGTTTATCTTCAAAGCGACTCCTGACGGATACGAAGAAGTCGGCTTCAACAAGATTGGTGATGACTGCTACGCGAGTCCCGCGGTGGCGGATGGCGAACTGTTCCTGCGGATCGGTAAAGAACAGGGAGGCAAACGACAGGAGCAACTGGTCTGTCTGGCTAAGATGTCTGAATCCAAAGCTACCGAAACCGACCAGGCCAGGTAA
- a CDS encoding outer membrane protein assembly factor BamB family protein translates to MHRLFVTGLILWLLWLLVGCTKTTPVEEISVQSSGVSLTDSDVPDLSDVWPGWRGPERNGHAPDQDLPVQWNASKNVVWRTDIPGRGHSSPIVVGDQVMLATADDADQEQMVIAYNRKDGTVLWETVVHQGGFPSDGELHKKGTNANGSLLCDGERIFAAFLNSGKVIATALHLEGKQLWQQELGAFNSKFGYAPSPLLYKSFVIIAADNRGADTLLPWIDRRARSPGGSRDPR, encoded by the coding sequence ATGCACCGCTTATTTGTGACCGGCCTGATTTTATGGCTTTTATGGCTGCTGGTCGGCTGCACCAAAACGACTCCCGTTGAAGAAATCTCTGTCCAGTCCAGCGGCGTCTCCCTGACTGACTCTGACGTTCCCGATCTGTCGGATGTCTGGCCAGGCTGGCGCGGACCGGAACGGAATGGACACGCCCCGGACCAGGACCTGCCCGTCCAGTGGAACGCGTCCAAGAATGTAGTCTGGCGTACTGATATTCCCGGGCGCGGACACAGCTCTCCCATCGTGGTTGGCGACCAGGTGATGCTGGCCACCGCCGATGATGCGGATCAGGAGCAGATGGTGATCGCCTATAACCGCAAGGATGGTACCGTGCTCTGGGAAACCGTCGTGCATCAAGGGGGCTTCCCCTCTGACGGGGAACTGCATAAAAAAGGAACCAATGCGAACGGAAGTCTGCTCTGCGACGGCGAGCGGATCTTTGCTGCCTTTCTGAATTCAGGAAAAGTCATCGCGACCGCACTGCATCTAGAGGGGAAGCAACTCTGGCAGCAGGAACTGGGGGCCTTTAATTCCAAGTTTGGATATGCGCCATCTCCCCTGCTCTACAAATCATTTGTAATCATTGCCGCCGACAACCGGGGGGCGGATACATTGCTGCCCTGGATAGACAGACGGGCAAGATCGCCTGGCGGGTCGCGCGACCCGCGGTGA
- a CDS encoding 3-keto-disaccharide hydrolase, with protein sequence MNLKSLCKSGLFSLLVLAVMGTAAVNAGEKKSDKKMNQPPEGFIALFNGKDLSGWIGMNYHTVKGKSPMAVKKMSEKEREELLKKNWEDVLEHWSVEDGELVNDGHGVYLTTAEDFGDFELLLDYKTVAKADSGIYLRGVPQVQIWDTTKEGGKWDRKANLGSGGLFNNKGEGKYPLVHADKPFGEWNHFRIIMKGDKVTVYFNDKLVVDNKKMDNYYEKDQPIYETGPIQLQTHGGEIRFRNVFLKKL encoded by the coding sequence ATGAATTTAAAGTCACTCTGCAAAAGTGGTCTGTTTTCCCTGCTGGTTCTGGCTGTCATGGGAACTGCTGCCGTGAATGCAGGCGAAAAGAAGTCCGACAAGAAAATGAATCAGCCTCCAGAAGGCTTTATCGCCCTGTTTAACGGTAAAGATCTGTCCGGCTGGATCGGCATGAATTATCACACCGTCAAAGGAAAAAGCCCGATGGCCGTGAAGAAGATGTCGGAAAAAGAGCGGGAAGAACTGCTCAAAAAGAACTGGGAAGACGTACTGGAACACTGGTCCGTGGAAGATGGGGAACTGGTGAATGACGGTCATGGCGTCTATCTGACGACAGCTGAAGACTTTGGTGACTTCGAACTGCTGCTCGATTACAAGACCGTCGCGAAAGCAGACAGCGGTATCTACTTACGTGGTGTGCCACAGGTGCAGATCTGGGATACGACCAAAGAAGGTGGTAAATGGGATCGGAAGGCGAACCTGGGTTCCGGTGGTCTGTTCAATAACAAAGGGGAAGGCAAGTATCCGCTGGTACACGCCGATAAACCCTTTGGTGAGTGGAATCACTTCCGGATCATCATGAAGGGGGATAAGGTTACGGTCTACTTCAATGACAAACTCGTTGTAGACAACAAAAAGATGGATAATTATTATGAGAAGGACCAACCGATCTATGAGACGGGGCCGATTCAGCTTCAGACTCATGGCGGTGAAATCCGTTTCAGAAATGTCTTTCTGAAAAAGCTGTAA